A part of Geothrix oryzae genomic DNA contains:
- a CDS encoding HU family DNA-binding protein has product MNKAELVSAVADKAGITKAQAAAALDQVLGGIASALRSGDKVTLVGFGTFSVANRGARTGRNPRDNKPIKIAAKKVAKFKPGKKLADEVNGKGGKKRK; this is encoded by the coding sequence ATGAACAAGGCTGAACTGGTCAGCGCTGTCGCCGACAAGGCCGGCATCACCAAGGCCCAGGCCGCTGCCGCCCTGGATCAGGTGCTTGGTGGCATCGCCAGCGCCCTGCGCTCCGGCGACAAGGTCACCCTCGTGGGCTTCGGCACTTTCTCCGTCGCCAACCGTGGTGCCCGCACCGGTCGCAATCCCCGCGACAACAAGCCCATCAAGATCGCTGCCAAGAAGGTTGCCAAGTTCAAGCCCGGCAAGAAGCTGGCTGACGAAGTCAACGGCAAGGGCGGCAAGAAGCGCAAGTAG
- the dusB gene encoding tRNA dihydrouridine synthase DusB yields the protein MTFPHSPFQIRDVQVPNRLVMAPLHEITDQPFRKFIREIGGVGLVVSEMISSEALIRHAVKAEKMMAATGERPLSMQISGGRPEALAEGAALCEAAGADLVDLNMGCPASNVTKGGAGSALLRDIRLAERCVTGMVKAVKIPVTVKMRAGWDASQKDRGEFLDFLRMFEAAGVQALAIHPRTRAQQYEGHADWSIIARAVEAGTSYPIIGNGDVNAAADAYRMVAETGCAAVMIGRGALYNPFLFRQILDPEFVVTTEMRIDATLRLFQILLDLLEPREALHKIKKIGAWFTKGVPGGHGFRQNLHAASDAQALMAAIDALRHQAA from the coding sequence TTGACCTTTCCCCACTCCCCCTTCCAGATCCGCGATGTCCAGGTGCCGAACCGCCTGGTCATGGCGCCGCTGCACGAGATCACGGACCAGCCCTTCCGCAAGTTCATCCGGGAGATCGGCGGCGTGGGGCTCGTGGTGTCGGAGATGATCAGCAGCGAGGCGCTGATCCGGCATGCGGTGAAGGCGGAGAAGATGATGGCGGCCACGGGCGAGCGGCCGCTGTCCATGCAGATCTCCGGTGGACGCCCCGAGGCCCTGGCGGAGGGCGCGGCGCTCTGCGAAGCCGCCGGTGCCGACCTGGTGGATCTGAACATGGGCTGCCCGGCCAGCAATGTCACCAAGGGGGGCGCGGGTTCGGCGCTGCTGCGGGACATCCGCCTGGCGGAGCGCTGCGTCACGGGCATGGTGAAGGCCGTGAAGATCCCCGTGACGGTGAAGATGCGCGCGGGCTGGGACGCCTCGCAGAAGGACCGTGGCGAGTTCCTGGATTTCCTGCGGATGTTCGAGGCTGCGGGCGTGCAGGCCCTGGCCATCCACCCCCGCACCCGGGCCCAGCAGTACGAGGGGCACGCGGACTGGAGCATCATCGCCCGGGCCGTGGAGGCGGGCACCTCGTACCCCATCATCGGCAACGGCGATGTGAATGCCGCCGCGGACGCTTACCGCATGGTGGCGGAGACCGGCTGCGCCGCCGTGATGATCGGCCGGGGGGCCCTCTACAATCCCTTCCTCTTCCGGCAGATCCTGGATCCGGAATTCGTGGTCACCACCGAGATGCGCATCGACGCCACCCTGCGCCTCTTCCAGATCCTGCTGGACCTGCTGGAACCCCGCGAAGCCCTGCACAAGATCAAGAAGATCGGCGCCTGGTTCACCAAGGGCGTGCCCGGCGGCCACGGCTTCCGCCAGAACCTGCATGCCGCCAGCGATGCCCAGGCCCTCATGGCCGCCATCGATGCGCTGAGGCACCAGGCGGCCTAG
- a CDS encoding flagellar basal body-associated FliL family protein — protein sequence MSDEEVAPKKSPLKLIILIVVALAVLGGGGAGTLWYLKKRRAAKEAAEAAAAQAATQAEAAPGEPGSAEANPDDCEGSGDGKEGGGHGGAEASPVMVLTRTVNLTGPRRNAFLRCELNILFCDAELGKLVSGDKPSPEKSLIQSIILGALSGKSVEEASDAESREALRQEMKDKLNEQFKPHPPKPGEKEDPKHKKPKRPIKSVLIVDWAIQQ from the coding sequence ATGTCCGACGAAGAGGTCGCCCCCAAGAAGAGCCCCTTGAAGCTGATCATCCTCATCGTGGTCGCGCTGGCGGTCCTCGGTGGGGGTGGGGCGGGCACCCTGTGGTATCTGAAGAAGCGGCGGGCGGCGAAGGAGGCGGCCGAGGCTGCCGCAGCCCAGGCCGCCACCCAGGCCGAAGCGGCTCCGGGAGAGCCGGGCTCCGCCGAGGCGAATCCGGACGACTGCGAGGGCAGCGGCGACGGGAAGGAGGGCGGCGGGCACGGGGGCGCCGAAGCTTCGCCCGTGATGGTGCTGACCCGCACCGTGAACCTCACCGGCCCCCGGAGGAATGCCTTCCTCCGTTGCGAGCTGAACATCCTCTTCTGCGATGCCGAGCTGGGCAAGCTCGTCTCCGGCGACAAGCCCTCCCCCGAGAAGAGCCTCATCCAGTCGATCATCCTGGGTGCCCTCTCCGGCAAGAGCGTGGAGGAGGCTTCGGACGCCGAGTCCCGCGAGGCCCTGCGCCAGGAGATGAAGGACAAGCTCAACGAGCAGTTCAAGCCCCATCCCCCCAAACCCGGCGAGAAGGAAGATCCCAAGCACAAGAAGCCGAAGCGGCCCATCAAGAGCGTGCTCATCGTGGACTGGGCCATCCAGCAGTAG
- a CDS encoding FliM/FliN family flagellar motor switch protein codes for MIKRGDRLEVDRVLSFEQVVAEVMPFIETPLSLEIQLGQARMTIRELLDLEPGSLVELKKSAGEPMDVLCKERVIIRGEVTVLEDTLGLRVTEIVDPDRRV; via the coding sequence ATGATCAAGCGGGGAGATCGGCTCGAGGTCGACCGCGTGCTCAGCTTTGAGCAGGTGGTGGCGGAGGTCATGCCCTTCATCGAGACCCCTCTCTCGCTGGAGATCCAGCTGGGCCAGGCGCGCATGACCATCCGCGAACTGCTGGACCTGGAGCCGGGCTCCCTGGTGGAGCTCAAGAAGAGCGCCGGCGAACCCATGGATGTCCTCTGCAAGGAGCGCGTCATCATCCGCGGCGAGGTCACGGTGCTGGAAGACACCCTCGGCCTGCGGGTCACCGAGATCGTGGATCCCGACCGCCGGGTTTAA
- a CDS encoding bifunctional hydroxymethylpyrimidine kinase/phosphomethylpyrimidine kinase, translated as MDDTRPSTPPVALCLGGMDPSAGAGLLRDALALAELGCQPMAVSLAETLQNGLACTRIEAPGLDPVQRVETLAPHLAGRWGLKLSLCALEAQDFRRLCATLRHLAPPVRIWDPILAPSAGVGLHDGGDLRRMAGDLLPMGGWVVSPNRGEAAAFAGLPPEAIHSAAPEVLAAPWLEAGAAAVWLKGGHAAGDQVQDLWLTTEGTRLLESAPRLPGERRGTGCLLSATWLGLRLRGLTDLEAAQGAARRLRDRWNRAFAPGGVGRPMFAPLAAEAR; from the coding sequence ATGGATGACACCCGCCCCAGCACCCCGCCGGTCGCCCTCTGCCTGGGCGGCATGGATCCGTCCGCCGGCGCAGGCCTGCTGCGCGATGCCCTGGCCCTGGCGGAACTGGGCTGCCAGCCCATGGCCGTGAGCCTCGCCGAGACCCTCCAGAACGGCCTGGCCTGCACCCGCATCGAAGCTCCCGGCCTGGATCCGGTCCAGCGCGTCGAGACCCTGGCCCCGCACCTGGCCGGCCGTTGGGGCCTGAAGCTCAGCCTCTGCGCGCTGGAGGCCCAGGACTTCCGCCGCCTCTGCGCCACCCTTCGCCACCTGGCGCCGCCGGTCCGCATCTGGGACCCCATCCTCGCGCCCAGCGCCGGCGTGGGCCTCCACGACGGGGGGGACCTGCGCCGGATGGCCGGGGACCTGCTGCCCATGGGTGGCTGGGTGGTGAGCCCCAACCGCGGTGAGGCCGCCGCCTTCGCCGGACTCCCGCCGGAGGCCATCCACAGCGCCGCGCCCGAAGTGTTGGCCGCGCCCTGGCTGGAGGCCGGAGCCGCCGCCGTGTGGCTCAAGGGCGGCCATGCCGCCGGCGACCAGGTCCAGGATCTGTGGCTCACGACCGAGGGCACCCGGCTTCTGGAATCAGCACCCCGGCTCCCCGGCGAGCGCCGCGGCACGGGCTGCCTCCTGTCGGCCACCTGGCTGGGCCTCCGGCTCAGGGGCCTGACGGACCTTGAGGCCGCGCAGGGGGCCGCCCGCCGCCTGCGCGACCGCTGGAACCGGGCCTTCGCCCCCGGGGGCGTCGGGCGGCCGATGTTCGCCCCCCTTGCCGCGGAGGCCCGGTGA
- the truA gene encoding tRNA pseudouridine(38-40) synthase TruA, with amino-acid sequence MAYPFFLTVAYAGAGFHGWQIQTSLRSGQGDLWKALRALDPEAPMPQGTGRTDAGVHARAQGVLVHTVRAWDPYRLLAALNAHLPRDIRVMAAKPAPEAFFPRQHAVAKRYVYRLGLGPVEDPLLAPFRWHVRQAAPLDLQAMAESVPPLLGTHDFSSFRCVECVAKTPVRTLHDLRLAPMEGGVELIFEGSSFLMHQVRIMTGTLVEVGRGRRRPDSLGALLAARDRTRAGLTAPPGGLCLEKVWYEARWGMGEPSPWGERV; translated from the coding sequence ATGGCGTACCCCTTCTTCCTGACCGTGGCCTATGCGGGCGCGGGTTTCCATGGCTGGCAGATCCAGACGAGCCTGCGGAGCGGCCAGGGGGACCTGTGGAAGGCCCTCCGGGCCCTGGATCCCGAGGCCCCCATGCCCCAGGGCACGGGGCGCACAGATGCGGGCGTCCATGCGCGGGCCCAGGGCGTGCTGGTCCACACGGTCCGTGCCTGGGATCCCTACCGCCTGCTCGCGGCTCTGAACGCGCACCTCCCCCGGGACATCCGGGTGATGGCCGCGAAGCCGGCGCCGGAGGCCTTCTTCCCCCGCCAGCACGCGGTGGCCAAGCGCTATGTCTACCGGCTGGGCCTGGGACCCGTGGAGGATCCCCTGCTGGCCCCCTTCCGGTGGCATGTCCGCCAGGCCGCGCCGCTGGACCTGCAGGCCATGGCGGAGTCCGTGCCTCCGCTGCTGGGCACCCATGATTTCTCGAGCTTCCGCTGCGTGGAGTGCGTGGCGAAAACGCCGGTGCGGACCCTCCACGACCTCCGCCTCGCACCCATGGAGGGTGGCGTGGAGCTCATCTTCGAAGGCAGCAGCTTCCTCATGCACCAGGTCCGTATCATGACGGGCACCCTGGTGGAGGTGGGCCGGGGACGCCGGCGCCCGGATTCGCTGGGGGCGCTGCTCGCCGCTCGGGACCGCACCCGGGCGGGCCTCACGGCGCCTCCGGGTGGGCTCTGCCTCGAAAAGGTCTGGTACGAAGCCCGGTGGGGGATGGGGGAGCCGAGCCCCTGGGGTGAACGGGTCTGA
- a CDS encoding cation diffusion facilitator family transporter, translating into MSAEHLEQRSRVRIALLSIGAGICVLGLKYLSFLLSGSVALKSDAIESVVNVVAAVFALGAVIFAGKPADKDHPYGHGKIEHFSAAFEGGLISLAAVLIMFEAAKGFFYGVELKDLGLGLTVNLVAGGINGLLGWFLLRQGRKTRSKALEADGHHILSDFWTTVGIATGLLAVKLTGLKWLDPAMAMLVGLLLARTGFRLVKESSQALLDMEDPDVLGKVLAAMNRVRTWDIIAVHEMRTFRSGRFTHVDVHIVVPEFYPVRQAHDLCEAFARKSLEEGGVEGEVHTHVDPCGRLYCERCPAEGCTIRMAPKTADAAFVLEEATAAGPA; encoded by the coding sequence ATGTCCGCCGAACACCTCGAACAGCGATCCCGGGTCCGCATCGCCCTCCTGTCCATCGGGGCGGGGATCTGCGTCCTCGGCCTGAAGTATCTGTCCTTCCTGCTGTCCGGCTCCGTGGCCCTGAAGTCCGATGCCATCGAGAGCGTCGTGAATGTGGTGGCGGCCGTGTTCGCCCTGGGGGCCGTGATCTTCGCGGGCAAGCCCGCCGACAAGGATCACCCTTACGGCCACGGCAAGATCGAGCATTTCAGCGCCGCCTTCGAGGGCGGCCTCATCTCGTTGGCGGCGGTGCTCATCATGTTCGAGGCCGCCAAGGGCTTCTTCTACGGCGTGGAGCTCAAGGACCTGGGCCTCGGCCTCACCGTCAACCTGGTGGCCGGCGGCATCAACGGCCTGCTGGGATGGTTCCTGCTGCGCCAGGGACGGAAGACCCGGTCCAAGGCCCTGGAAGCCGATGGCCACCACATCCTTTCCGACTTCTGGACCACCGTGGGCATCGCCACGGGCCTGCTGGCCGTGAAGCTCACGGGCCTCAAGTGGCTGGACCCCGCCATGGCCATGCTCGTGGGCCTGCTATTGGCCCGCACGGGCTTCCGCCTGGTGAAGGAATCCTCCCAGGCCCTGCTCGACATGGAGGATCCCGATGTGCTCGGAAAGGTGCTGGCGGCCATGAACCGGGTGCGCACCTGGGACATCATCGCCGTCCACGAGATGCGCACCTTCCGTTCCGGCCGGTTCACCCATGTGGATGTGCACATCGTCGTGCCTGAGTTCTATCCCGTACGCCAGGCCCACGACCTCTGCGAGGCCTTCGCGAGGAAGTCCCTCGAGGAAGGAGGCGTCGAAGGCGAGGTCCACACCCATGTGGATCCCTGCGGACGCCTCTACTGCGAGCGCTGCCCCGCAGAGGGATGCACCATCCGGATGGCCCCCAAGACCGCCGACGCCGCCTTCGTCCTCGAAGAAGCGACCGCCGCCGGACCGGCCTGA
- the rho gene encoding transcription termination factor Rho, which produces MSLQELKELSIGKLAELGKELDIDSPLSMRKQELVFRVLQAQAEREGQFFAEGVLEVLPEGFGFLRSPDANYLAGPEDIYISPSQIRKFNLRTGDTLSGMIRAPKEGEKFFAMLRVDAVNFDPPMTAKDRLHFDDLVPLYPKHHLRMERDAQELSTRVMDLMTPLGKGQRALIVAPPRTGKTVLLQNIANSITANHPEVFLIVLLIDERPEEVTDMERSVKGEVVSSTFDEPATRHVQVAEMVIEKAKRLVEHKKDVVILLDSITRLARAYNTVVPPSGKVLSGGVDSNALQRPKRFFGAARNIEGGGSLTIVATALIETGSRMDDVIFEEFKGTGNSEIVLDRKLSDKRIFPAMDIQKSGTRKEDLLIEPAKLAKIWVLRKVLSASGPSESMELLVDRLGKSKTNDEFLANLQEPPPRR; this is translated from the coding sequence CTGAGCTTGCAAGAGCTCAAGGAACTCTCCATCGGCAAGCTTGCCGAACTGGGGAAAGAGCTGGACATCGACAGCCCGCTCTCCATGCGCAAGCAGGAGCTGGTGTTCCGGGTACTGCAGGCCCAGGCCGAGCGCGAGGGCCAGTTCTTCGCCGAGGGCGTGCTGGAGGTGCTGCCCGAGGGCTTCGGCTTCCTCCGCAGCCCTGACGCGAACTATCTCGCCGGGCCCGAGGACATCTACATCTCCCCCAGCCAGATCCGGAAGTTCAACCTCCGCACGGGCGACACCCTGTCCGGCATGATCCGCGCCCCCAAGGAAGGCGAGAAGTTCTTCGCCATGCTGCGGGTGGATGCGGTGAACTTCGATCCCCCGATGACGGCGAAGGATCGCCTCCACTTCGACGATCTGGTGCCCCTCTACCCCAAGCATCACCTGCGCATGGAGCGGGACGCCCAGGAGTTGAGCACCCGCGTCATGGACCTGATGACGCCCCTCGGCAAGGGCCAGCGCGCCCTGATCGTGGCGCCGCCCCGCACGGGCAAGACGGTGCTGCTGCAGAACATCGCCAATTCCATCACCGCCAACCACCCCGAGGTCTTCCTCATCGTCCTGCTCATCGACGAGCGGCCCGAGGAAGTCACCGACATGGAGCGCAGCGTCAAGGGCGAGGTGGTCTCCAGCACCTTCGACGAGCCGGCCACCCGCCATGTCCAGGTGGCCGAGATGGTCATCGAAAAGGCCAAGCGCCTGGTGGAGCACAAGAAGGATGTGGTGATCCTGCTGGACTCCATCACCCGCCTGGCCCGCGCCTACAACACTGTGGTGCCGCCCAGCGGCAAGGTGCTTTCAGGCGGCGTGGACAGCAACGCGCTCCAGCGGCCCAAGCGGTTCTTCGGGGCCGCGCGCAACATCGAGGGCGGCGGCTCGCTCACCATCGTGGCCACGGCCCTCATCGAGACCGGCAGCCGCATGGACGATGTGATCTTCGAGGAGTTCAAGGGCACGGGCAACAGCGAGATCGTGCTGGATCGCAAGCTCAGCGACAAGCGCATCTTCCCCGCCATGGACATCCAGAAGTCCGGCACCCGCAAGGAAGATCTGCTCATCGAGCCCGCCAAGCTGGCCAAGATCTGGGTGCTCCGCAAGGTCCTCAGCGCCAGCGGCCCCAGCGAAAGCATGGAACTGCTGGTGGACCGGCTGGGCAAGAGCAAGACCAACGACGAGTTCCTGGCGAATCTCCAAGAGCCGCCCCCGCGGCGGTAG
- the ahpC gene encoding alkyl hydroperoxide reductase subunit C: protein MSLINTEIKPFSATAFQNGQFIPVSEADLKGKWSVFFFYPADFTFVCPTELGDLADHYAEFQKLGVEVYGVSTDTHFTHKAWHDTSETIGKIKYPLVGDPTQAISRNFGVLIEEAGLAERGTFVIDPAGRIQIIEINAGGVGRNAEELLRKIKAAQYVASHPGEVCPAKWQEGEATLAPSLDLVGKI, encoded by the coding sequence ATGTCCTTGATCAACACCGAGATCAAACCCTTTTCGGCCACGGCCTTCCAGAACGGTCAATTCATTCCCGTCAGCGAGGCCGACCTGAAGGGCAAGTGGTCCGTGTTCTTCTTCTATCCCGCCGACTTCACCTTCGTCTGCCCCACCGAGCTGGGCGACCTGGCCGACCACTACGCCGAATTCCAGAAGCTGGGCGTGGAAGTCTACGGCGTGTCCACCGACACCCACTTCACCCACAAGGCCTGGCACGACACCTCGGAAACCATCGGCAAGATCAAGTACCCGCTGGTGGGCGACCCGACCCAGGCGATCTCGCGGAACTTCGGCGTGCTCATCGAAGAGGCCGGCCTGGCCGAGCGCGGCACCTTCGTGATCGATCCGGCAGGCAGGATCCAGATCATTGAGATCAATGCCGGCGGCGTGGGCCGCAACGCCGAAGAGCTGCTCCGCAAGATCAAGGCCGCCCAGTATGTCGCCAGCCACCCTGGCGAGGTCTGCCCGGCGAAGTGGCAGGAAGGCGAGGCCACTCTGGCTCCCTCGCTGGATCTCGTCGGCAAGATCTGA
- a CDS encoding helicase HerA-like domain-containing protein, translating to MPQPLLIAKAASDLVLLPRMANRHGLVAGATGTGKTVTLRTMAERFSAIGVPVFLADVKGDLPGLCKPGGDNPKVAERVEQLKLEGFEYRGYPVAFWDLYGQQGHPVRTTISDMGPLLFSRLLNLNDTQGGVLNMVFKIADDNGLLLLDLKDLRSMLQFVGDHAAEFKTQYGNVSAASIGAIQRGLLELESQGAEAFFGEPALDLDDLMQTDAKGRGVINILAADKLINAPKLYATFLLWLLSELFERLPEVGDPEKPKLAFFFDEAHLLFNDAPDALLDKIEQVVRLVRSKGVGVYFVSQNPLDIPEKVLGQLGNRVQHALRAFTPRDQKAVKAAAETFRANPELDVATAITELAVGEALVSFLDEKGRPGIVARAFVCPPESQLSPITPEERKQIIQTSVLAGHYEQAIDRESAFEKLKVRAEEAMQQEAVEAQAKVEAKANKEPARRSDSMIEAFGKSVIRAAGSSIGRQIIRGVMGSIFGGGGRRR from the coding sequence ATGCCCCAGCCGCTGCTGATCGCCAAAGCCGCCTCCGACCTCGTCCTGCTGCCCCGCATGGCCAACCGCCACGGACTCGTGGCCGGCGCCACCGGCACGGGCAAGACCGTGACGCTGCGCACCATGGCCGAGCGGTTCTCCGCCATCGGCGTGCCGGTCTTCCTGGCGGATGTGAAAGGCGACCTGCCCGGCCTCTGCAAGCCCGGCGGAGACAACCCGAAGGTGGCCGAGCGCGTGGAGCAGCTGAAGCTCGAAGGGTTCGAGTACCGAGGCTACCCCGTCGCCTTCTGGGACCTCTACGGCCAGCAGGGCCACCCCGTGCGCACCACCATCAGCGACATGGGCCCCCTGCTCTTCTCGCGGCTGCTGAACCTCAACGACACCCAGGGCGGCGTGCTCAACATGGTCTTCAAGATCGCCGACGACAACGGCCTGCTGCTGCTGGACCTCAAGGATCTGCGCAGCATGCTGCAGTTCGTGGGCGACCATGCCGCCGAGTTCAAGACCCAGTACGGCAATGTCTCCGCCGCCAGCATCGGCGCCATCCAGCGCGGCCTGCTGGAGCTGGAGAGCCAGGGAGCCGAGGCCTTCTTCGGCGAGCCCGCCCTGGACCTGGACGACCTCATGCAGACCGATGCCAAGGGCCGCGGCGTCATCAACATCCTGGCGGCGGACAAGCTCATCAACGCGCCGAAGCTCTACGCCACCTTCCTGCTCTGGCTGCTGTCCGAGTTGTTCGAACGCCTGCCCGAGGTGGGCGACCCCGAGAAGCCCAAGCTCGCCTTCTTCTTCGACGAGGCCCACCTGCTCTTCAATGACGCGCCGGACGCGCTGCTGGACAAGATTGAGCAGGTGGTGCGCCTGGTGCGTTCCAAGGGCGTGGGCGTCTACTTCGTGAGCCAGAACCCCCTCGACATCCCCGAGAAGGTGCTGGGTCAGCTGGGCAACCGCGTGCAGCACGCCCTCCGCGCCTTCACGCCCCGGGACCAGAAGGCCGTGAAGGCCGCCGCCGAGACCTTCCGCGCCAACCCCGAGCTCGATGTGGCCACGGCCATCACCGAGCTGGCCGTGGGCGAGGCGCTGGTCTCCTTCCTGGACGAGAAGGGCCGCCCCGGGATCGTGGCGCGCGCCTTCGTCTGCCCGCCCGAAAGCCAGCTCTCGCCCATCACGCCGGAAGAGCGGAAGCAGATCATCCAGACCTCGGTGCTCGCCGGCCACTACGAGCAGGCCATCGACCGGGAGAGCGCCTTCGAGAAGCTGAAGGTCCGCGCGGAAGAGGCCATGCAGCAGGAGGCCGTCGAGGCCCAGGCGAAGGTGGAGGCCAAGGCCAACAAAGAGCCCGCCCGCCGTTCCGACAGCATGATCGAGGCCTTCGGCAAGAGCGTCATCCGTGCCGCCGGCAGCTCCATCGGCCGCCAGATCATCCGCGGCGTCATGGGCTCTATCTTCGGTGGCGGCGGACGGCGGCGCTAG